DNA from Fibrobacter sp. UWB15:
GGCATTGCCAAGGCAAACGTAAACGAAATGGATTTCCGCGTGGATTCCGTGATTGTAGACGGAGCATACGCACACCTCGACCTCTTAAAGAACGGCAAGACCAATATCGACATTTTGCTCGAACCGCTGAACAAGCCCGCAAAGGCCGCCCCGGTCGACACGACAGCAAAGGATGAACCCAAGACCGCCGAAAAGTCCAAGCCACTCAAGGCCGTGATCAACAAGCTGCAAGTGGTCAACACCAACGTTTCTGCATCGGACCACACGCCCAAGCAGACCTTCAACTATAAAGTCAGCAACATCGCCGTCAACGGTTCCAACATCAACTTCAACACCCCCTGCACCATCAACGTTTCTGCAGCCTTCCCCGAAGGCGGTGCACTCACGCTCAAGTACAAAGGCGCACTCTCCGACATCGGCACCATGGACGCCTACATCAGCGTGAAGAACCTCGCCCTCAAGCACTTCTCGCCGTATAGCCACCACTACACCGGCTACCCCATCAGTTCGGGCACCATGGCATTCGCCAGCGAAAACAAGATGAACGACTGGAACATTGAAAGCAAGAACACCATCGACATCTACAACATCGACGTCGCTGACAAGGACGGCTCCACCGACCCGGAATACATGGTCCCGATGAAGGTCGGCCTCTACATTCTTAAAGACAAGGATGACAAGATCCAGTTCGACGTTCCCGTAAAGGGCAACGTGAAGGATCCGGAATTCTCTTACCTGAAGATCGTATGGCAGACCGTGATGAATTTGCTCATCAAGGTGGCGCTCTCGCCGCTCAAGGTGGTGGGTAACGTGGCCGCCACGGGCGCAGGCGTTGTGGGCATTGACCTCGGCAAGAACGACGAAATCTACATCGATCCGCTTGCAAGCTCGTTCACCAGCGAACAGTTCGCCAAGGCCCAAAAGATGGTCGAAGCCCTCGCCAAGGACAAGAAACTCAAGATGAACTTCGTGCAGAACTTCAACATGAAAAAGACCGTCGAAGCCTACAAGACGCACAAGCTCAAGACCGACTTCTACAAGGCCACTCAGAACAAGACGACGCTCAACGAACTCGACGAAAAGGCCATTGTCGCCATCGAAGACAAGGACAGCGCCTACGCCGCCTATGCCGCAGAACACGCCAAGGAACTGGACCGCAAGACCATGGAAAAAGAAATCCTCGCCATGGCCGAAGCCCGCAACCAGGAACTGCTCAAGACCTTGCAGCAGCAACCCGGCGTGACCAAGAAAAACGTCACCGTGACTACGGCCCCGCGCGGTTCACTCACGCAGAAGAAGGCCATGTACAAAGTGCAGATTGATGTACAGTAGGAAGGGGAAGGGTTTCCCCTCACTGCAAAAAGAGCGCCTTTAAGCGCTCTTTTTTTCGTTACCCCTTCGCCTAGGGGCGTAGCCCCTAAAACCCAAATTTAGTCGCGGAGAAATCCGGTAAGCGGATCAGAGGCAGAAGCGCCGCGGGTCAGCACGCGGCCAAGGCCAGCGAGGTACGCCTTGCGGCCCGCTTCAATTGCCTGTTTAAAGCTCTGCGCCATGAGCGGCAAATCGCCGGCGGTTGCAAGTGCGGTATTCGCCATAATCGCGGCAGCGCCCATTTCCATGGCAGCGCATGCTTCAGAGGGCTTACCGATACCTGCATCTACGATAATCGGGAGGTCTATTTCATCGATGAGAATCTGGATGAATTCGCGAGTCGAAAGTCCCTTGTTAGACCCAATCGGAGCGGCAAGCGGCATCACGGCTGCGGCACCCGCGTTCGCGAGGTCGCGCGCCACGTTCAAATCCGGGTACATATACGGCATCACGACGAAACCTTCTTTCGCCAAGGTTTCTGTCGCCTTGATGGTTTCGTAGTTGTCGGGCAAAAGGTACTTCGTGTCGCGCATGATTTCGATCTTGACGAAATCACCGCAGCCGAGTTCGCGGGAAAGTCGCGCAATGCGCACCGCCTCTTGGGCGTTGCGTGCGCCGGACGTATTCGGCAACAACGTTACGCCCTTCGGAATGTAATCCAGAATATTTTCGTGATCTTTAGTGTTTGCACGGCGCACGGCGAGAGTGACAATCTCTGCGCCAGCATCGCGCACAGCAGCCTCAATCAGCTTGAGGGAATACTTTCCGGAACCTAGAATAAAGCGGGAATTGAATTCGTGACCACCAATAACGAGTTTGTCGTCCATAAAGCCTTCTTTTTTGCAAGGCAAAATATAGCAAAGTTCAACAAAACAAATCCGATCCTGACATTCGTCAGGATGACATCGGAAACGAGATGCTACTCTAACCCAAGAATCAAGCGGATAACAGCCAAAGCCTGGTGGGCGGCGCAAAGCATTACACGCGGGGCAACCAGGCCGATTCCGTCATTCACGTCACTTTTGCCGTCACCGCAAACATAAAAGCGCTTTGTCACCTTGCGGGTCGTAATCGAATTACCGCTATCGAAGCCCGCCATGCCGGAACCCGCGACCAAGAACTTTTCGGGCATGTTTTCGAGCACCGTGTTCACAAGCATCGCCTTCGCTTCGGCATTGTCAAACGCCTCGCAAACCACGTCGGCCTTGGCCAGGAGCGGGACCGCATTTTCGGCAGTCACCTTTTCGAAATGCGTCTCATATTCCGTATACGGCGCAATCTCATTCAAATTCGCAAGCAAGGCATCAGGCTTCGGCATGCCTACCTGGCACGCCTTATACTGCTGGCGATGCAAATTCGTCACATCAACGCAATCGAAATCAATCAGAATGAGTTTACCGACACCGGCACGAGCCAAAGAAATCGCGATATTCGAACCGAGGCCGCCCAAACCGCAAACAGCAACCGTTGCCGCCTGCAACTTTCGCACAGCCTCTGCACCCTGCCGCTTTTCAAGCGCAGTAAGCATTTCTTCGCGAGTAGGCTCGCGGGAATCGCGCATCTGCGAAAAATCGGCTTGCATCACCCGCCGCCTACAAAATTCACGACCTCGACGACATCGCCGTCGGCAAGCACCGTCTCGGCATACTTTGCCTTCGGAACAATTTCCTCGTTCCGTTCCACAGCGATGCGCACGGTATTGTACCCCGCTTCCGCAAGGTATTCGGCAACGGTCTTGCCCGCCGCATCGACACTCTGTCCATTAATCGTAAGCATAGAACAAATATAAAAAAACAAAAAACCGGCATCACACGCCCGTTTGTAGACAATATATTTGTTTTGTAATTTACACAACATATTCTGTCATACTTTTGCTATTAAAACTTATATTTGCAGACAAACAAGGAGACTCAAACGTGAAAAAATATTCCCATGCATGGATTGCCTTTATGGCGATTAAGCGTTTGGAAGTTATCGCCACCACAACCGACGAAAAAGTCATTAGCGGTGTTAGCGAAAAAGTACGTACAGAGGCAAAAGCCCTGGTCAAATGGTTCAAGAACTACCGCGACTTCGTTATCAAGGGAGCCTGGTACCCCGACGATGTTTTCAAGGACATGGCAACGAGCCACATCGTCAAATACCGCCCCGCCGAAGACGGCACCTACAACACCTTCGGCAGTTTGCCCTCGACCCATAGCATTTACACCAAGATGTCCAAGGAATCGCCGCTCAAGGGCAAACCCTACACAATTGAAGGCGGCAACTGCGCAGACCGCTGCGAAGCTATTTCGCACAGCATCATCGACAACTTCAAGATGCTCAACCGCGAAGAAAAGGGTTGCCCCATCGCCACCTCCGGCAACCACATCGCCATGCGATTCTTTATCTTGAGCCATTACATTGCCGACTGCCACATGCCCCTGCACTGCGACTGCCGCCCCTATTCCGACGGCAAGGGCATTCACGGCGGAATCGAAAAGAAATGGGAAGACGCAATCAGCAAGGCATACAAAATCGACAAAGACAACAACCGATTCTTCTACGACCCTGACGGATACCCGCTACCGCTGACAGCATCTTCGTTTACCACGAACGTGGAAAACGACATTGCATCCCGCAAGTACATGCACGGCTGGGGAGGCAAGAACAATAACGTATGGGACTACATGAGCATCGTTTCGCAGTATTCCTACCTGTTCTCGTATTTCTTGATTCCCGAAGATTTCGAAAACACGAAATCCATGAAGGAATTCGAAACGGAAACCGAATGGGGCAAATATTTCGAGATGTACAGCACCATGATTTTTAACGATGCCATTGATTCCGTCGCCCGAATCTGGCTGCACATCTGGATCAAGTACAAAGACTGGCTGAAGTAACCCTAGAACATCACCCTGTACGGGATTTGCTTATCATACCGCCGCCCCTTGAGGTCGCGGTATTTTTTGTTTTGAGCAGGCAGCCGCATATCGTCGCGGGATACGGCCGGACGCGCGAATTTACGGATTGCAGTCGTCGAATCCTTCACGCCTTCGTCAAACTTGATGTTGCCGAGGAGCGTTTCGCCGCCGAGGCCTTCCGCCGTCAGGTAGAAGTCCTGCACGCCCTTGAGTTCCGGCAGGTTGCTGCACCGCACGTCAATCCACTTGCTAGCGTCACCCGCCGAGGGCAATTCGCATTTCGAAATCACGTCGCCCTTCTTGCTATCCTTGCGGATGTTCAGCGTACCGCCCGCGCCGTTCTTCACCTGCACAAGCACGCCCGGGCCCACGATGGAATCCGTAATCACGTTCTCGAAAATCGCGTAGCCGCCGTCCTTGATGGCAAATTCGTCCTTATCCGTCAAACGCACGCGGATGCCGTTGTCAAAGCCGTTCGCCGGAATCGTGTCGCGGATAATGCGCAAGAAGTCGAGGCGGTCAAGTTCCGCATAGTGCTTGCCCTTCGTAATCTCGATAAAGTTCGAGCCGCGCTTGAGTTTCGCGGGGATGTACACCACCGACTTCTCGGGGAATGCGCTCCACGCGCCCGTCAGCGGCAGCGCCACTTCCTGGTTCTTGCCGTTGATGCTCACGAAGTGCGAACTTCCGTTCGCGCCGTCTTCGGTCCAGTTGTTGTCGTAGCGGTAGCGAATCAGGTACTCGCCTGCCTGCGGGATAATCATCGGCAGGCGAATCTTGCTGTCTTCATAATTGATGTAGGCGCAGAATTCGCCGTTCGATGCATCGGAGCTGCTCGAGATATCCACGTGCGTAAGGATGCCATGTTCCGCCTCGGCACTCAGGTAACGCCCGAGGAACGGCTGCCCCAGTTCCGGCCAACCGTCGTCGGTATAGACGATATCGCGAACTTGTATGTAAGAGTTACCGCCGTCGTTCTTGTCGTAGTAATGGTTCACGAAACGCTGGCGGTTCACGTCTTGGAACGCCTCGCCGCCCGCAGGCCCGTAGTAGCGCCCGTAACGGCTCAGCAGAATCGTGCCGCCGCCATTCAAGAGCGCCTTGCCGCTGCGATCCACGTACCCGCCGTCGATGCGGTTGGAGCGCCCGACCGTCGTCTTGTAGGAATTGTTCTCGAGGTCGGCGCCCTTCTTGCAGCAATTGTCCCACGCCGTAAACAGGTAGTAGTAACCGTCGTGCTCGATGAGGCTTGCGCCCTCGATGCCCGAACCGCCGCGGTTCGCGATGTTGATCATCTTCGCACCGTCTTTCACCTTGCCTGTTTCTTCGTTCAGTTCCAGAATGTGGATGCCCGTGCCCCACGAACCGAACGCCATCCAGACCTTGCCATTCAGGTCCTTCAGCACAGCTGCGTCAATCGCGTTGTAGGCGTCGCTCTTGACCGTGTGAATCACCTCGCCCTGGTCCGTCCAGCCGTAGCCGGGCTTTGTCGGGTCGATTTCCTTGCTCGCCATAAAGCCCATGCCCGACGA
Protein-coding regions in this window:
- the thiF gene encoding thiamine biosynthesis protein ThiF, whose product is MQADFSQMRDSREPTREEMLTALEKRQGAEAVRKLQAATVAVCGLGGLGSNIAISLARAGVGKLILIDFDCVDVTNLHRQQYKACQVGMPKPDALLANLNEIAPYTEYETHFEKVTAENAVPLLAKADVVCEAFDNAEAKAMLVNTVLENMPEKFLVAGSGMAGFDSGNSITTRKVTKRFYVCGDGKSDVNDGIGLVAPRVMLCAAHQALAVIRLILGLE
- a CDS encoding DUF748 domain-containing protein — its product is MKKRYIALIVLAALIVVVIAALKIAPGVAKNYVVEHSEELIGRKMKIENVEFSPFTFTVTVDDFAIFEPDGSTPFVAFEKFRINVNPTRLLAKEISVSEIYLKGLYTRVAQRGDLFNFSDILNKFAADSTADTTAAKEEPKVDATAADSAQALNLDPTEALGGFSVAIENITLEKGNIIYEDLKVGSKIHIQDFSVAIPAVYFSNKNTDIGVNLKFANGGDLGVKVQFNMKTQDFGVNVTLNKLALAVAKPYLKDFINYKDFEGTLGVDLNVAGNVNNVLSSNVSGTVSVDDIKLTETSGKAIGVAHVGVGIAKANVNEMDFRVDSVIVDGAYAHLDLLKNGKTNIDILLEPLNKPAKAAPVDTTAKDEPKTAEKSKPLKAVINKLQVVNTNVSASDHTPKQTFNYKVSNIAVNGSNINFNTPCTINVSAAFPEGGALTLKYKGALSDIGTMDAYISVKNLALKHFSPYSHHYTGYPISSGTMAFASENKMNDWNIESKNTIDIYNIDVADKDGSTDPEYMVPMKVGLYILKDKDDKIQFDVPVKGNVKDPEFSYLKIVWQTVMNLLIKVALSPLKVVGNVAATGAGVVGIDLGKNDEIYIDPLASSFTSEQFAKAQKMVEALAKDKKLKMNFVQNFNMKKTVEAYKTHKLKTDFYKATQNKTTLNELDEKAIVAIEDKDSAYAAYAAEHAKELDRKTMEKEILAMAEARNQELLKTLQQQPGVTKKNVTVTTAPRGSLTQKKAMYKVQIDVQ
- a CDS encoding family 43 glycosylhydrolase, which gives rise to MKFGIGKASVVTTAAILTLACSAFAADWYAKETRWSGHDPDIIRYEDGYALATTDNHMLMQFSEDALNWKNGEPAMPKFSQWLYKYAPNMIDIWAPDIHYIGGEYRMYYCGSEMGIRSSGMGFMASKEIDPTKPGYGWTDQGEVIHTVKSDAYNAIDAAVLKDLNGKVWMAFGSWGTGIHILELNEETGKVKDGAKMINIANRGGSGIEGASLIEHDGYYYLFTAWDNCCKKGADLENNSYKTTVGRSNRIDGGYVDRSGKALLNGGGTILLSRYGRYYGPAGGEAFQDVNRQRFVNHYYDKNDGGNSYIQVRDIVYTDDGWPELGQPFLGRYLSAEAEHGILTHVDISSSSDASNGEFCAYINYEDSKIRLPMIIPQAGEYLIRYRYDNNWTEDGANGSSHFVSINGKNQEVALPLTGAWSAFPEKSVVYIPAKLKRGSNFIEITKGKHYAELDRLDFLRIIRDTIPANGFDNGIRVRLTDKDEFAIKDGGYAIFENVITDSIVGPGVLVQVKNGAGGTLNIRKDSKKGDVISKCELPSAGDASKWIDVRCSNLPELKGVQDFYLTAEGLGGETLLGNIKFDEGVKDSTTAIRKFARPAVSRDDMRLPAQNKKYRDLKGRRYDKQIPYRVMF
- a CDS encoding thiazole synthase, encoding MDDKLVIGGHEFNSRFILGSGKYSLKLIEAAVRDAGAEIVTLAVRRANTKDHENILDYIPKGVTLLPNTSGARNAQEAVRIARLSRELGCGDFVKIEIMRDTKYLLPDNYETIKATETLAKEGFVVMPYMYPDLNVARDLANAGAAAVMPLAAPIGSNKGLSTREFIQILIDEIDLPIIVDAGIGKPSEACAAMEMGAAAIMANTALATAGDLPLMAQSFKQAIEAGRKAYLAGLGRVLTRGASASDPLTGFLRD
- the thiS gene encoding sulfur carrier protein ThiS, encoding MLTINGQSVDAAGKTVAEYLAEAGYNTVRIAVERNEEIVPKAKYAETVLADGDVVEVVNFVGGG